One region of Peribacillus simplex genomic DNA includes:
- the argB gene encoding acetylglutamate kinase — MNILVIKCGGSIINELSESFFNSVIELQNRGYQIVFVHGGGPDINSMLEKYEIEPVFENGLRKTTSEVMGIVELMLAGKSNRSLVHKLEAHGIKAVGLSGSDGGILTGEYIDEQKLGAVGEIQKVNTELLGILFENGYCPVLTPISTTEEGTKLNVNADIAAGSVAKALSADMCLFVTDVKGVLKNEQIIEELTETETKDLIKDGSIHGGMIPKVNTALSVLNKGVEEVMIVSGKDHFYQGGQFIGTKFLQEEGVFQ, encoded by the coding sequence ATGAACATATTAGTCATAAAGTGCGGCGGCAGTATCATCAATGAGTTATCGGAGTCGTTTTTCAATAGTGTTATAGAGTTACAAAACCGCGGCTACCAAATTGTCTTTGTTCATGGAGGCGGCCCTGATATAAATTCGATGCTTGAAAAATATGAAATTGAACCAGTCTTTGAAAATGGTTTAAGAAAAACGACCTCTGAAGTGATGGGAATTGTGGAACTTATGCTGGCAGGCAAATCTAACCGCAGTCTCGTTCATAAATTGGAAGCACACGGAATTAAGGCTGTCGGTTTAAGTGGTTCTGACGGCGGGATTCTCACAGGTGAGTATATCGATGAACAGAAACTTGGAGCTGTAGGCGAGATACAAAAAGTCAATACTGAATTACTTGGGATATTATTCGAAAATGGTTATTGTCCCGTATTGACGCCAATTTCAACTACCGAAGAAGGTACTAAATTAAATGTGAATGCTGATATAGCCGCTGGGTCTGTAGCGAAGGCGCTATCTGCAGACATGTGTTTATTTGTGACCGATGTTAAAGGGGTCTTAAAGAATGAACAGATCATTGAGGAATTGACTGAAACGGAAACGAAGGATTTGATAAAGGATGGAAGTATCCATGGAGGAATGATTCCGAAAGTCAATACTGCGTTATCGGTGCTGAATAAAGGGGTTGAAGAAGTGATGATCGTTAGTGGAAAAGATCATTTTTATCAAGGTGGACAATTCATCGGTACGAAATTTCTTCAGGAAGAAGGGGTATTTCAATGA
- a CDS encoding acetylornithine transaminase translates to MSSLFPTYARWNIEPRKASGMKITSTTGKEYLDFTSGIGVLNLGHCHELVKMAVTKQLNEYWHVSNMFQSSIQERTAQMLADASGLSQVFFANSGAEANEAAIKLARKATGKSKIVTCLQSFHGRTFATMAATGQEKIKTGFGPMLASFEYVPFNDNDAMTAAIDENTAAVMIEIVQGEGGIHVVQQSYLDAIQTQCQEHGALLIIDEIQTGIGRTGKPFAFQHFNIQPDIITSAKGLGNGLPIGAMIGKERLSDFFNPGSHGSTFGGNPISVAAAESVLKEIFQSGFLKETVKKAEYLESELAKALKESEEVKEIRGLGLMVGIECKQDVQGFLMELQEEGLLVLSAGPKVLRLLPSLTVTESEIDMAISKIEKILAIKQTI, encoded by the coding sequence ATGAGTTCTTTATTTCCAACATATGCAAGGTGGAACATTGAGCCTAGAAAAGCGTCAGGAATGAAGATTACGAGTACAACAGGTAAAGAGTATCTGGATTTCACATCCGGAATCGGGGTTTTGAATCTTGGTCATTGTCACGAGTTGGTAAAAATGGCAGTCACCAAACAGCTTAATGAATATTGGCACGTATCGAACATGTTTCAAAGTTCCATACAGGAACGGACAGCACAAATGCTGGCAGATGCCTCCGGTTTAAGCCAGGTATTTTTTGCTAACAGTGGAGCCGAAGCGAATGAGGCAGCTATCAAACTAGCGCGTAAAGCTACTGGGAAAAGCAAAATCGTCACATGTCTGCAGTCTTTCCACGGCCGTACGTTTGCAACGATGGCAGCAACGGGACAGGAAAAAATAAAGACTGGTTTCGGACCGATGCTTGCTTCATTCGAGTATGTTCCATTTAATGATAATGATGCCATGACAGCAGCCATAGATGAAAATACGGCGGCTGTAATGATTGAAATAGTTCAAGGTGAGGGCGGCATCCATGTTGTACAGCAATCCTATCTGGATGCGATTCAAACTCAATGCCAAGAACACGGAGCTCTTCTTATCATTGATGAAATTCAGACTGGGATAGGACGTACAGGGAAACCATTTGCATTCCAGCATTTTAATATCCAACCCGACATCATCACTTCAGCAAAGGGGCTGGGAAATGGCCTGCCAATCGGCGCGATGATTGGAAAGGAAAGGTTGTCGGATTTCTTTAACCCTGGAAGTCATGGATCCACATTTGGAGGTAATCCCATTAGTGTTGCAGCAGCAGAATCCGTTTTAAAGGAAATTTTCCAATCAGGGTTTTTAAAAGAGACCGTGAAAAAGGCTGAATACCTTGAGAGTGAATTGGCAAAAGCGTTAAAGGAATCGGAAGAAGTTAAAGAGATTCGCGGACTGGGGTTGATGGTCGGGATTGAATGCAAACAGGATGTTCAGGGGTTTTTAATGGAACTTCAAGAAGAGGGCTTACTTGTGTTGAGTGCAGGTCCTAAAGTGCTTCGTTTACTCCCATCTCTGACAGTTACTGAATCGGAAATCGATATGGCGATAAGTAAAATTGAAAAAATATTGGCAATAAAACAAACTATTTAA
- a CDS encoding carbamoyl phosphate synthase small subunit: MKNFLYLENGSVFEGELLTKSTENAINGEIVFFTGMTGYQEVLTDPSYKDQIVVFTYPLIGNYGINENDFESKRPHVAGVIVYEGNMSHSHYQAKYSLGEYLDKWNIPLLSHVDTRAVVKNIRQEGSMQAVITAEEKFSIKPGQVCLSAHVSEVSTKVVESFGEGDKHVVMIDFGYKKSILDSLIDQGCRVSVVPFDTEFEQIKDLKPDGILLSNGPGDPKQLEYLLGNIKKVITNFPTMGICLGHQLTALAFGGNTKKMLFGHRGANQPVVDLKTKQVYMSSQNHSYEVDEPSLQGTSLQVRFRNVNDSTVEGLMHEDLPIFTTQYHPEANPGPIESSLLFNDFLQMINDYSGREKAYA, from the coding sequence ATGAAAAACTTTCTATATTTAGAGAATGGTTCCGTCTTTGAAGGGGAACTGCTGACTAAATCGACTGAAAATGCAATCAATGGAGAGATTGTCTTTTTTACAGGGATGACCGGATATCAAGAAGTATTGACAGATCCTTCATATAAGGACCAAATTGTCGTTTTCACATATCCTCTAATCGGAAATTATGGAATCAATGAAAATGATTTTGAGAGTAAGAGGCCACATGTTGCCGGTGTTATTGTATATGAAGGGAATATGAGCCATTCCCATTATCAAGCTAAATATTCACTTGGTGAATATTTAGACAAGTGGAACATTCCGCTTTTAAGCCATGTTGACACAAGAGCGGTCGTTAAAAATATAAGACAGGAAGGTTCCATGCAGGCTGTCATCACAGCCGAAGAAAAATTTTCTATCAAACCTGGCCAGGTTTGTTTATCAGCCCATGTATCTGAGGTATCCACAAAGGTGGTCGAGAGCTTCGGAGAAGGCGACAAGCATGTGGTGATGATTGATTTCGGTTATAAAAAATCCATATTGGATTCTTTGATTGACCAAGGCTGCCGAGTTTCAGTCGTTCCATTCGATACTGAGTTCGAACAAATCAAGGACTTGAAGCCGGATGGTATTTTGCTTTCAAATGGGCCTGGGGATCCAAAACAGCTTGAATACCTTTTAGGAAACATAAAGAAGGTCATTACGAATTTCCCAACGATGGGCATATGTCTCGGTCATCAATTAACGGCCCTAGCCTTTGGGGGAAATACAAAAAAAATGCTGTTTGGACATCGGGGTGCGAATCAGCCCGTGGTCGATTTGAAAACGAAACAGGTGTATATGAGTTCTCAAAATCATAGTTATGAGGTTGATGAACCGAGCTTACAAGGAACATCTCTTCAAGTGAGATTCAGGAATGTGAATGATAGCACAGTTGAGGGGCTTATGCATGAAGACCTGCCAATATTCACTACCCAGTACCATCCGGAGGCTAATCCAGGACCCATCGAGAGTTCACTTCTTTTCAACGACTTTTTACAAATGATAAATGATTATAGCGGGAGAGAAAAAGCCTATGCCTAA
- a CDS encoding carbamoyl phosphate synthase large subunit, with protein sequence MPKDNTIQTILVIGSGPIVIGQAAEFDYAGTQACLALKEEGYKVILVNNNPATIMTDDMNADAVYFEPLTVDVLEKIISKEKPDGLLATLGGQTGLNLAYQLDDAGVLEKYKVKLLGTPIDSIKKGEDRELFRELMFEIGEPVPDSTIVHTLEEAIAFAEKIGFPIIVRPAYTLGGTGGGIADSLDTFKELVRGGLQESPITQCLIERSIAGFKEVEYEVMRDGINTCITICNMENIDPVGIHTGDSIVVAPSQTLSDDEFQMLRSASIKIISALGIIGGCNIQFALDPKSKQYYLIEVNPRVSRSSALASKATGYPIARIAAKLAVGYHLSEIVNPVTKSTYSSFEPALDYVAVKFPRWPFDKFKTANRKLGTQMKATGEVMALHRSFEGGVQKAVDSLELKTNGLQLSSLKNKTVPELWGKLAEKSDERIFVIFEMLRKGVTIEEIHEATTIDYFFLKSFDSLIQNEMKIEARRIDQVTKEELQSYKEKGFSDRYLASVWNVSELEVRAHRKSLGLTAVYKTVDTCAAEFESHTNYHYSTYFGENEQKKTDKKKVLMIGSGPIRIGQGIEFDYCSVHGVYALQDENVETIMINNNPETVSTDFATADRLYFEPLTLEYVLNVIEAEGIEDVIVQFGGQTAINLAKGLEDYGVNLLGTSFDTLDQLEDRDRFYQLLQKLDIPHVPGSMANGEEQLIDRAEAIGFPVLLRPSYVIGGQGMEIIRSKESLLNRMENGNALAYPVLIDSYIPGKEAEIDLIADGNDVYIPIIAEHVEKAGVHSGDSMALLPAQSLTNEIKDKMTLYAKKLVIELGYKGLMNIQFVIEGNSVYVLEVNPRASRTIPIISKVTDVPLVQIATKILLGKYSLSNVFEKTGLMEEIPYAVVKYPVFSTFALSGLDSKVGPEMKSTGEGIAIGVTVKEALTKVFHAQNANHNSGVYQSKSVKLSEDLLVQISEAGLTLGDSNFDKWLNEGNASVVLAYGTTEEDKKLRLMAAKYRLLAFTEEETFKAYLQSLENADPGVISLQEWLVSYSEGVSQV encoded by the coding sequence ATGCCTAAGGACAACACGATACAGACCATTTTAGTGATTGGTTCGGGGCCAATTGTCATCGGGCAGGCCGCCGAATTTGATTATGCAGGTACACAGGCCTGCCTCGCTTTAAAAGAAGAAGGATATAAAGTCATACTGGTCAACAACAATCCGGCAACAATCATGACTGATGATATGAATGCGGATGCTGTCTATTTCGAACCTTTAACAGTGGATGTACTGGAAAAGATCATTTCCAAAGAAAAGCCGGATGGCCTGCTGGCTACATTAGGCGGTCAAACAGGATTGAATCTTGCTTATCAATTGGATGATGCTGGAGTACTTGAAAAATATAAAGTCAAATTATTGGGAACTCCGATCGATTCCATCAAAAAAGGGGAGGATCGTGAACTGTTCCGTGAGCTGATGTTTGAAATAGGTGAACCCGTTCCCGACAGTACAATTGTCCATACTCTTGAAGAAGCGATAGCTTTTGCCGAAAAAATCGGTTTCCCGATCATCGTTCGTCCCGCGTATACACTCGGCGGCACTGGCGGTGGGATTGCTGATTCATTGGATACCTTTAAGGAACTTGTCCGGGGCGGACTCCAAGAAAGCCCGATTACACAATGCTTGATTGAAAGAAGCATAGCTGGATTTAAAGAAGTCGAATATGAAGTAATGCGAGATGGCATCAATACGTGCATCACTATCTGTAATATGGAAAATATCGATCCGGTAGGGATCCATACTGGTGATTCCATCGTTGTGGCACCATCACAGACCTTATCGGACGATGAGTTTCAGATGCTTCGTTCCGCTTCAATTAAAATCATTTCTGCTTTAGGTATCATAGGCGGCTGTAACATTCAATTCGCACTTGATCCGAAAAGCAAACAATATTATCTAATTGAAGTAAACCCACGCGTCAGCCGTTCATCGGCATTAGCTTCCAAAGCAACAGGCTATCCCATAGCACGCATAGCTGCAAAGCTTGCTGTTGGCTACCATTTATCGGAAATCGTCAATCCTGTAACGAAAAGCACATATTCAAGCTTTGAACCTGCTCTTGACTATGTAGCGGTGAAGTTCCCGAGGTGGCCATTCGATAAATTCAAGACCGCCAACCGCAAATTGGGAACACAAATGAAGGCGACAGGTGAAGTGATGGCTTTACACCGCAGTTTTGAGGGGGGAGTCCAAAAGGCCGTCGATTCTTTGGAATTAAAAACGAATGGACTGCAGCTATCATCGCTGAAAAATAAAACCGTTCCTGAGCTTTGGGGGAAGCTTGCCGAAAAATCTGATGAGCGAATATTTGTCATTTTTGAAATGCTCAGAAAAGGCGTGACGATTGAAGAAATCCATGAAGCCACAACCATAGATTATTTCTTCCTTAAATCCTTTGATTCATTGATCCAAAACGAAATGAAGATTGAAGCTAGGAGAATCGATCAGGTAACAAAGGAAGAACTGCAGTCATATAAGGAAAAGGGCTTTTCAGACCGCTATCTTGCTTCCGTATGGAATGTAAGCGAGCTGGAAGTGAGGGCACACCGGAAGTCACTTGGCCTTACGGCTGTATACAAAACGGTTGATACATGTGCAGCCGAGTTCGAATCACATACTAACTATCACTATTCAACATATTTCGGTGAGAACGAACAGAAAAAAACGGATAAAAAGAAAGTCTTGATGATTGGCAGCGGCCCGATCCGGATTGGACAGGGAATAGAATTTGATTACTGTTCCGTTCACGGGGTTTATGCACTCCAGGATGAAAATGTTGAAACGATCATGATTAATAATAACCCGGAAACGGTAAGTACGGATTTTGCCACGGCAGACCGCCTTTATTTCGAGCCGTTAACTCTGGAATACGTTCTTAATGTAATAGAAGCGGAAGGTATTGAAGATGTTATCGTCCAATTTGGTGGGCAGACTGCGATAAACCTGGCAAAAGGCCTGGAAGATTACGGTGTCAATTTGTTGGGGACTTCCTTCGATACACTCGATCAATTAGAAGACCGTGATCGTTTTTATCAGCTTCTTCAAAAACTGGATATTCCTCATGTACCGGGTTCGATGGCTAATGGTGAAGAACAATTAATTGACCGTGCAGAGGCTATCGGTTTTCCAGTACTCTTACGCCCATCATATGTAATTGGCGGCCAAGGAATGGAAATAATCCGCTCCAAGGAAAGCTTATTGAATAGAATGGAAAATGGGAATGCACTTGCATACCCCGTATTGATCGATTCTTATATTCCAGGGAAAGAAGCCGAAATCGATTTGATTGCTGATGGAAATGATGTATATATTCCAATCATTGCGGAACATGTAGAAAAAGCAGGCGTCCATTCAGGGGATAGCATGGCATTACTGCCAGCCCAATCATTAACCAATGAAATCAAAGATAAAATGACCCTATATGCGAAAAAACTAGTAATCGAGCTTGGTTATAAAGGACTTATGAACATTCAATTCGTGATTGAAGGAAATAGTGTATATGTATTGGAAGTAAACCCTCGCGCCAGTCGGACAATTCCAATCATCAGTAAAGTCACCGATGTACCCTTGGTGCAAATAGCGACAAAAATATTGCTTGGGAAATATTCATTGTCGAATGTGTTCGAAAAAACGGGCTTAATGGAAGAAATTCCATATGCAGTCGTCAAATATCCAGTATTCTCTACATTTGCACTAAGCGGCCTTGATTCGAAGGTAGGTCCGGAAATGAAATCAACTGGTGAAGGAATCGCCATCGGAGTAACGGTAAAAGAAGCATTGACAAAAGTATTCCATGCTCAAAATGCTAATCATAATTCAGGTGTTTATCAATCCAAATCAGTCAAATTAAGCGAAGATTTGCTAGTGCAAATCAGTGAAGCAGGTTTAACACTGGGGGATTCAAATTTTGATAAATGGTTAAATGAAGGGAATGCATCGGTTGTTTTGGCATATGGAACAACAGAAGAAGATAAGAAGCTAAGGCTAATGGCAGCAAAATATCGCCTTCTGGCATTTACGGAAGAAGAGACTTTCAAAGCCTATCTACAATCGTTAGAAAATGCTGATCCAGGGGTTATCTCGCTTCAGGAATGGCTTGTATCATATTCGGAAGGAGTGTCACAAGTATGA
- the argF gene encoding ornithine carbamoyltransferase — MTTPTQAKILNGKDFLTMKESTPTAIADLLKLAQTIKGKLQAGEEYTPLKGKTLGMIFEKSSTRTRVSFEVGMMQLGGHALFLSGNDLQIGRGETISDTAKVLSEYIDGIMIRTFEHEKILELSENASIPVINGLTDLAHPCQVLADFLTIIEIKGQLKGLKMSYIGDGNNVANSLMVGCAKMGMDFSIGCPEAYKPDEKVVAYAQKVAEETGSEIVVTTSASEAIKDADIVYSDVWTSMGQEIENSIRLEAFKDYQINSELVKHAKEDYLFMHCLPAHREEEVTAEVIDGPNSVVFHQAGNRLHAQKAVLVDLMS; from the coding sequence ATGACGACACCGACACAGGCGAAGATTTTAAATGGAAAAGACTTTTTGACCATGAAGGAGTCAACACCCACTGCGATAGCGGATTTGTTAAAGCTGGCACAGACCATTAAAGGCAAATTGCAAGCTGGCGAGGAATATACACCTTTAAAAGGGAAAACGCTGGGGATGATCTTTGAAAAATCGTCTACCCGTACCCGTGTTTCTTTTGAAGTTGGCATGATGCAGCTTGGCGGACACGCTTTGTTCTTAAGTGGTAATGACTTGCAAATTGGACGCGGGGAAACTATTTCCGATACTGCAAAAGTCCTTTCCGAATATATTGATGGGATCATGATTCGTACCTTCGAGCATGAAAAAATCCTAGAGTTGTCGGAAAATGCTTCTATCCCAGTCATCAATGGGTTAACAGACCTTGCACATCCTTGTCAGGTACTTGCTGACTTCTTGACGATCATCGAGATAAAAGGGCAGCTAAAAGGCCTGAAGATGAGTTATATCGGAGATGGCAATAATGTTGCCAATTCATTGATGGTCGGCTGCGCAAAAATGGGAATGGATTTTTCCATTGGATGCCCTGAGGCCTACAAACCTGATGAAAAGGTCGTTGCCTATGCTCAAAAAGTGGCAGAAGAGACTGGCAGTGAAATTGTGGTGACAACCTCAGCTTCAGAAGCTATAAAAGATGCGGATATCGTCTATTCCGATGTTTGGACCTCCATGGGGCAGGAAATCGAGAATAGTATTCGCTTAGAAGCCTTTAAAGATTATCAAATCAATAGTGAACTTGTGAAACATGCCAAAGAAGATTATTTATTCATGCACTGCCTCCCTGCTCACAGGGAAGAAGAAGTAACAGCTGAAGTCATCGATGGACCGAATTCCGTCGTTTTCCACCAAGCAGGGAATCGTCTTCATGCCCAAAAGGCGGTTCTAGTGGATTTAATGTCTTAA
- a CDS encoding YjzC family protein, translating to MGQNRQFKPGQKAPNNGTYVEIGETGSTVVNPKMVKLDAGDAFPETSNHNRIWTYQRKP from the coding sequence ATGGGGCAAAATCGTCAATTTAAGCCAGGCCAGAAGGCACCTAATAATGGGACCTATGTAGAAATCGGTGAAACGGGCAGCACGGTAGTGAATCCGAAAATGGTTAAGCTTGATGCAGGGGATGCCTTTCCTGAAACGTCTAATCATAACCGGATATGGACATATCAGCGAAAGCCATGA
- a CDS encoding IclR family transcriptional regulator: MEIVKSGSTIQSLQIGMGIIDLLASQRNPLRFSDIQELTEITKSNLYKYLNTLTQLELLYRDKTTGMYHLGSKLIQYGMAAIGNEDVTSRITPYLQEISHHTSCTVLFSVWTYDGPITAKIWNSNQNLNIGAQLGTRLPPSSSSGKVFTVFQDPSLTADWIEKDRHVTGSFLKETNEYDEIRKYKIAFAKEPLVPSVSSMSIPVFNYNSELLGAITAVGFTESIPDHYEDPLSHYLRKSYLEISKIFGFTAE, from the coding sequence ATGGAAATCGTAAAATCTGGTTCGACAATCCAATCATTACAAATAGGTATGGGCATTATAGATTTACTTGCTTCCCAAAGAAATCCTTTAAGATTCTCTGATATTCAAGAATTAACGGAAATAACGAAGAGTAATCTATATAAATATTTGAATACTTTGACTCAACTCGAGTTACTTTATCGTGATAAGACAACAGGTATGTATCACCTTGGGAGCAAATTGATTCAATACGGCATGGCAGCCATCGGAAATGAGGACGTCACGAGCAGAATAACCCCTTATTTACAGGAAATCAGTCACCATACCTCTTGCACAGTCCTTTTTTCCGTCTGGACATACGATGGACCAATCACGGCAAAAATATGGAATTCCAACCAAAACTTAAACATCGGGGCCCAGTTAGGTACGCGTCTCCCCCCATCATCCTCTTCAGGAAAAGTATTCACAGTATTTCAGGATCCTTCCTTGACAGCGGACTGGATTGAAAAAGATCGTCATGTTACAGGCTCGTTCCTTAAAGAAACAAATGAATATGATGAAATTCGGAAATACAAAATAGCTTTTGCCAAAGAGCCTCTTGTACCATCTGTTTCCTCCATGTCCATTCCAGTTTTTAATTATAATTCAGAATTATTGGGAGCGATCACTGCCGTTGGATTCACTGAAAGCATTCCAGATCATTACGAAGATCCCTTAAGCCATTATTTAAGAAAGAGCTATTTGGAAATTTCGAAAATTTTCGGTTTTACCGCTGAATAG
- a CDS encoding fumarylacetoacetate hydrolase family protein, with product MRLVTFSIQGFKRIGAIYPNNVVVDLNYAYQALLESEGKLRSEQIAEAYVPATMEAFLEGGNESLSIAKKAADYAINNRDSFRHKLIHPIEDIKLEAPVQKPGKIICVGHNYREHIAEMGRELPPFPVVFAKFANAVIGPQDDIPFFPISEQLDYEAEFAFVVGQKARNVSQEDALDYVAGYTIANDVTYRDIQRRTLEWLQGKSVEGSAPMGPWLVTSDELSDPSGLNVRLTVNGEERQKTNTSNFVFDVKYLVEFLSNLMTLEPGDIVLTGTPGGVGVARDPQVFLKDGDVVKIEIDKIGYLENRVRRVGEGK from the coding sequence ATGAGATTAGTAACTTTCAGCATTCAAGGATTTAAACGTATTGGTGCAATTTACCCGAATAATGTAGTAGTTGACTTGAACTATGCCTATCAAGCGCTTCTGGAAAGCGAAGGGAAACTTCGCAGTGAACAAATCGCTGAGGCATATGTACCTGCAACAATGGAGGCATTTTTAGAGGGAGGGAATGAAAGCCTTTCCATCGCTAAAAAGGCTGCTGACTACGCAATTAACAATCGTGATTCATTCAGACATAAATTGATACATCCAATTGAAGATATAAAGCTTGAGGCACCTGTCCAAAAGCCAGGTAAAATTATTTGTGTAGGACATAACTACCGTGAGCACATTGCTGAAATGGGCCGCGAATTACCGCCATTCCCTGTGGTATTCGCAAAGTTCGCCAATGCAGTAATCGGTCCGCAGGATGACATTCCGTTTTTCCCGATTTCTGAACAACTGGATTATGAAGCGGAATTCGCTTTTGTAGTCGGACAAAAGGCACGTAATGTTTCACAAGAAGATGCACTTGATTATGTAGCGGGTTATACAATTGCCAATGATGTTACGTATCGTGATATCCAAAGGCGTACACTTGAATGGCTTCAAGGGAAATCGGTTGAAGGAAGTGCTCCGATGGGTCCTTGGTTAGTCACATCCGATGAACTATCCGATCCATCTGGCTTAAATGTCCGATTAACTGTAAATGGTGAGGAACGCCAAAAAACGAATACATCCAACTTCGTATTCGATGTGAAATATTTAGTTGAATTCTTATCGAATTTAATGACGCTTGAACCTGGTGACATCGTTCTTACAGGAACACCTGGTGGGGTAGGAGTAGCCCGTGATCCACAAGTGTTCTTAAAAGATGGTGACGTTGTCAAAATCGAAATCGACAAAATAGGTTATCTTGAAAACCGTGTTCGACGTGTCGGGGAGGGAAAATAA
- a CDS encoding DinB family protein produces MAYQEIGTSIQSVQQSIDHILETAANLPEETIRLKPTEEEWSIMQILSHLAEAIPYWLGEVETVIAKPGAKWGRGLQDPARLAAVGDIDKLDVDDVLKQVEELKYEVESRLGNLEEEALSKESPHRNFAKFGNKPVSYIVEHFIDEHVSGHYDQIKRNLSKIQ; encoded by the coding sequence ATGGCTTATCAGGAGATCGGGACATCAATCCAATCGGTTCAACAATCAATCGACCACATTCTTGAGACAGCCGCAAACCTTCCGGAAGAGACGATCCGATTAAAGCCTACAGAGGAGGAATGGTCCATCATGCAGATACTTTCCCATTTAGCTGAAGCCATTCCTTATTGGTTAGGTGAAGTGGAAACGGTAATAGCAAAGCCTGGGGCCAAATGGGGGCGTGGATTGCAAGATCCAGCCCGATTGGCAGCAGTCGGTGATATTGACAAACTTGATGTTGATGATGTCTTGAAGCAAGTGGAGGAGCTTAAATATGAAGTGGAGAGCAGGCTTGGGAATTTAGAAGAAGAAGCACTCTCTAAAGAATCGCCACACCGGAATTTCGCTAAATTCGGAAACAAACCAGTTTCTTATATTGTGGAACACTTCATCGATGAGCATGTTTCAGGACACTATGATCAAATCAAGCGAAATCTTTCTAAAATCCAGTGA
- a CDS encoding cupin domain-containing protein has translation MAEKSEYMNSTIVKDFTKDIQQYNLGPLWEAIPALMDHEPKPHAHAYLWKEELLTKKLMEAAEIFTPDRGGERRAIYFQNPGLTYRQPWGWASTTQTLYAAVQLLLPGEVAPSHRHSQSALRFITNGEGAYSIVQGERIFMEEGDFLITPKNLWHGHGHVGEKPMIWMDALDIPTIYSIGGTFFEPYPDRIETPKRPDNFSELRYQGGMVRPVSDRYSQVAPLANYKWKGTKAAIEGLMNFEPDPYEGFAVEYINPSNGQTANPTMGAWMQKLPKGFHTKAHRHTHSTIYQVHQGSGYSVINGVRFDWSKGDYFVVPNWAWHEHIAEADSYLFSVNDLPIMERFDLEQQQAFDANNGYQKVESEFRPVLV, from the coding sequence ATGGCTGAAAAATCGGAATACATGAACAGTACAATCGTAAAAGATTTTACAAAGGATATCCAGCAGTATAACCTTGGGCCTTTGTGGGAAGCCATTCCTGCCCTGATGGACCATGAACCTAAACCTCATGCCCATGCTTATTTATGGAAAGAAGAGCTTTTGACAAAAAAGTTGATGGAAGCAGCAGAAATCTTCACACCTGATCGAGGAGGGGAGCGCAGGGCCATTTATTTTCAAAACCCTGGCTTAACTTATCGTCAGCCATGGGGATGGGCTTCGACAACACAAACGCTTTATGCAGCGGTTCAGCTGTTGTTGCCAGGTGAAGTGGCTCCTTCCCACCGTCACTCTCAAAGTGCTCTTCGTTTCATTACGAATGGTGAAGGTGCCTACAGCATCGTGCAGGGAGAAAGGATCTTCATGGAAGAAGGAGATTTCTTGATCACGCCGAAAAACCTATGGCATGGTCATGGTCATGTTGGCGAAAAACCGATGATTTGGATGGACGCCCTTGATATTCCAACTATCTATTCCATAGGCGGCACTTTCTTTGAACCATACCCAGACCGGATTGAAACGCCTAAACGGCCGGATAATTTTTCGGAGCTCCGTTATCAAGGCGGGATGGTTCGTCCAGTATCCGATCGTTATTCACAAGTGGCACCGCTTGCCAACTACAAGTGGAAAGGAACCAAAGCAGCGATAGAAGGGTTAATGAACTTTGAACCAGATCCATATGAAGGTTTTGCAGTGGAATATATCAATCCTTCAAATGGACAAACGGCCAATCCGACGATGGGGGCATGGATGCAGAAACTTCCAAAAGGTTTCCATACCAAAGCACATCGCCATACCCATTCCACAATCTATCAAGTGCACCAAGGTTCAGGCTATTCGGTCATTAATGGAGTGCGTTTTGACTGGTCCAAGGGAGATTATTTCGTCGTTCCGAATTGGGCTTGGCATGAGCACATTGCAGAAGCGGATTCTTACTTATTCTCGGTAAACGACCTACCGATAATGGAGAGATTCGATTTAGAACAGCAACAGGCATTTGACGCAAACAATGGTTACCAAAAGGTTGAAAGTGAATTCAGGCCGGTTTTGGTTTGA